The following proteins are encoded in a genomic region of Streptomyces sp. SLBN-31:
- a CDS encoding ABC transporter substrate-binding protein has product MTSTGFRRTFAALSVCSLALTASACGSGDDGSSGGKTRITVNCEPPKSAKVDRGFFEQDVAAFEKKHPDIDVVAHDAFPCQDPKTFDAKLAGGQMEDVFYTYFTDAKHVVDIRQAADLTPYVKELKSYSTIQKQLRDIYTVDGKIYGIPRTGYSMGLIYNRKLFQKAGLDPDKPPTTWEEVRADAKKIAALGDGTVGYADYSAQNQGGWHFTAELYSQGGDVVGADGKKATIDTPEGHAVLQNLHDMRWTDDSMGSKQLLVINDVQQMMGSGKLGMYLSAPDNIPILVKEKGGNYKDLALAPMPGGKGTLIGGDGYMFNQHDTPAQIRAGLKWLDHMFLTPGKGFLGDYARAKKANAPVGLPEPRLFTGAADATDQQVKKANANVPVENYQAFLDGNQSLQMKIEPPDAQQIYSVLDGAVSAVLTKKDANIDQLLKDASGKIDGILARS; this is encoded by the coding sequence ATGACCAGCACCGGGTTCCGCCGTACGTTCGCCGCGCTCAGCGTCTGCTCGCTCGCACTCACCGCCTCCGCCTGCGGGTCGGGCGACGACGGTTCGTCCGGCGGCAAGACGCGCATCACCGTCAACTGCGAGCCGCCCAAGAGCGCCAAGGTCGACCGCGGGTTCTTCGAGCAGGACGTCGCGGCCTTCGAGAAGAAGCACCCGGACATCGACGTCGTCGCCCACGACGCCTTCCCCTGCCAGGACCCCAAGACCTTCGACGCCAAGCTCGCCGGCGGCCAGATGGAGGACGTCTTCTACACGTACTTCACCGACGCCAAGCACGTCGTCGACATCCGCCAGGCGGCCGATCTCACCCCGTACGTCAAGGAGTTGAAGAGCTACAGCACCATCCAGAAGCAGCTGCGCGACATCTACACCGTCGACGGGAAGATCTACGGCATCCCGCGCACCGGCTACTCGATGGGCCTGATCTACAACCGCAAGCTCTTCCAGAAGGCCGGCCTCGACCCCGACAAGCCGCCCACCACCTGGGAGGAGGTCCGCGCCGACGCCAAGAAGATCGCCGCACTCGGCGACGGCACCGTCGGATACGCCGACTACAGCGCCCAGAACCAAGGGGGTTGGCACTTCACCGCCGAGCTGTACTCCCAGGGCGGCGACGTCGTCGGCGCCGACGGCAAGAAGGCCACCATCGACACCCCCGAGGGCCACGCCGTACTGCAGAACCTGCACGACATGCGGTGGACGGACGACTCGATGGGCAGCAAGCAGCTCCTCGTCATCAACGACGTGCAGCAGATGATGGGTTCGGGCAAGCTCGGCATGTACCTCTCCGCCCCCGACAACATCCCGATCCTGGTCAAGGAGAAGGGCGGCAACTACAAGGACCTCGCCCTCGCCCCCATGCCCGGCGGCAAGGGCACGCTCATCGGCGGCGACGGCTACATGTTCAACCAGCACGACACGCCGGCCCAGATCCGCGCCGGCCTGAAGTGGCTCGACCACATGTTCCTCACTCCCGGCAAGGGCTTCCTCGGCGACTACGCCCGCGCCAAGAAGGCGAACGCGCCCGTCGGCCTGCCCGAGCCGCGCCTGTTCACCGGCGCCGCCGACGCCACCGACCAGCAGGTCAAGAAGGCCAACGCCAATGTCCCGGTGGAGAACTACCAGGCCTTCCTCGACGGCAACCAGAGCCTGCAGATGAAGATCGAGCCGCCGGACGCCCAGCAGATCTACTCCGTCCTCGACGGCGCCGTCTCCGCCGTCCTCACCAAGAAGGACGCGAACATCGACCAGCTGCTCAAGGACGCCTCCGGAAAGATCGACGGCATCCTGGCGCGGAGCTGA
- a CDS encoding discoidin domain-containing protein has product MPAAMVVALSAGLLTATAPAAHAAAGATLPFTSVEAESAITTGTKIGPDYTQGTLASEASGRQAVRLSAGQRVEFTVPRAANAVNLVYSVPDGQSGSLDVYVNGTKIAKTLPVTSKYSYVDTGWIPGAKTHHFFDDARLLLGQNVQQGDKVAFQATGTQVTVDVADFEQVGQAASQPAGSVSVTSKGADPSGNGDSTQAFRDAIAAAQGGTVWIPPGDYRLTSSLSGVQNVTLQGAGSWYSVVHTSRFIDQSSSSGNVHIKDFAVMGEVTERVDSNPDNFVNGALGPNSSVSGMWIQHMKVGLWLMGNNDNLVVENSRILDTTADGLNLNGNAHGVRVRGNFLRNQGDDSLAMWSLNGADSNSSFENNTISQPNLANGIAIYGGTDIAVKNNMVSDTNALGSGIAISNQKFLDPFSPLAGTITVDGNTLVRAGAMNPNWNHPMGALRVDSYDSAINATVNITNTTITDSPYSAFEFVSGGGQGYPVRNVTVDGATVKNTGTVVVQAEAQGAATFRNVTATAVGVAGVYNCPYMASSGTFNLTDGGGNSGWSSTWSDCSSWPQPGQGNPDPDPGRNLAKGRPASATGSQDVYTPGKAVDGDANSYWESTNNAFPQSWTVDLGSSYAVRRLVLKLPPSSAWGARTQTITVLGSTDGSSYSTVVGSTGYRFDPASGNTATVSLPASTNLRYLRLSVSANTGWPAGQFSEVEAYLNN; this is encoded by the coding sequence ATGCCAGCAGCCATGGTGGTCGCCCTCTCCGCCGGCCTGCTCACCGCGACCGCTCCCGCCGCCCACGCGGCCGCCGGCGCCACCCTGCCCTTCACCTCGGTCGAAGCCGAGTCGGCCATCACCACCGGCACGAAGATCGGCCCGGACTACACCCAGGGCACCCTCGCCTCCGAGGCCTCCGGACGCCAGGCCGTACGCCTCTCCGCCGGTCAGCGCGTCGAGTTCACCGTGCCGCGCGCGGCCAACGCCGTGAACCTCGTCTACAGCGTCCCGGACGGCCAGTCGGGCTCGCTCGACGTGTACGTCAACGGCACCAAGATCGCCAAGACCCTGCCGGTGACCTCCAAGTACTCCTACGTCGACACCGGCTGGATCCCCGGCGCCAAGACGCACCACTTCTTCGACGACGCCCGGCTGCTCCTGGGGCAGAACGTCCAGCAGGGCGACAAGGTCGCCTTCCAGGCGACCGGCACCCAAGTGACCGTCGACGTGGCCGACTTCGAGCAGGTCGGCCAGGCCGCGAGCCAGCCCGCCGGATCCGTCTCGGTCACCTCCAAGGGTGCCGACCCCAGCGGCAACGGCGACTCCACCCAGGCCTTCCGGGACGCCATCGCCGCCGCCCAGGGCGGCACGGTGTGGATCCCGCCGGGCGACTACCGGCTGACCTCCTCCCTGAGCGGCGTCCAGAACGTCACCCTCCAGGGCGCCGGCAGCTGGTACTCGGTCGTGCACACCTCCCGCTTCATCGACCAGTCCAGCTCCTCCGGCAACGTCCACATCAAGGACTTCGCGGTCATGGGCGAGGTCACCGAACGCGTCGACTCCAACCCCGACAACTTCGTCAACGGGGCGCTCGGGCCGAACAGTTCGGTCTCCGGGATGTGGATCCAGCACATGAAGGTCGGCCTGTGGCTGATGGGCAACAACGACAACCTGGTCGTCGAGAACAGCCGCATCCTCGACACCACCGCCGACGGCCTCAACCTCAACGGCAACGCGCACGGCGTCCGGGTGCGGGGCAACTTCCTGCGCAACCAGGGCGACGACTCGCTCGCCATGTGGTCGCTGAACGGGGCGGACAGCAACAGCAGCTTCGAGAACAACACCATCTCGCAGCCCAACCTCGCCAACGGCATCGCGATCTACGGCGGCACCGACATCGCCGTGAAGAACAACATGGTCTCCGACACCAACGCCCTCGGCAGCGGTATCGCGATCTCCAACCAGAAGTTCCTCGACCCCTTCTCCCCGCTCGCCGGGACGATCACGGTCGACGGCAACACCCTCGTCCGCGCGGGCGCGATGAACCCCAACTGGAACCACCCGATGGGCGCGCTGCGCGTCGACTCCTACGACAGCGCGATCAACGCGACGGTGAACATCACCAACACGACGATCACCGACAGCCCTTACAGCGCCTTCGAGTTCGTCTCCGGAGGCGGGCAGGGCTACCCGGTCCGCAATGTCACCGTGGACGGCGCCACCGTGAAGAACACCGGCACCGTCGTGGTCCAGGCCGAGGCGCAGGGCGCGGCCACCTTCCGCAACGTCACCGCCACCGCAGTCGGCGTCGCCGGCGTCTACAACTGCCCCTACATGGCGAGCTCGGGCACCTTCAACCTCACCGACGGCGGCGGCAACTCCGGCTGGAGCAGCACCTGGTCTGACTGCTCGAGCTGGCCGCAGCCGGGCCAGGGCAACCCCGACCCCGACCCGGGCCGCAACCTCGCCAAGGGCCGCCCGGCGAGCGCGACCGGCTCGCAGGACGTCTACACGCCCGGCAAGGCCGTCGACGGTGACGCCAACAGCTACTGGGAGTCGACCAACAACGCCTTCCCGCAGTCCTGGACGGTCGACCTCGGCTCGTCCTACGCGGTGCGCCGCCTGGTGCTGAAGCTGCCGCCGTCCTCCGCGTGGGGCGCGCGCACCCAGACCATCACCGTGCTGGGCAGCACCGACGGCTCCTCCTACTCGACCGTCGTCGGCTCCACCGGCTACCGCTTCGACCCGGCGAGCGGCAACACGGCGACCGTCTCGCTGCCCGCGAGCACGAACCTGCGCTACTTGCGGCTGTCCGTGAGCGCCAACACCGGCTGGCCCGCAGGCCAGTTCAGCGAGGTGGAGGCCTACCTGAACAACTGA
- a CDS encoding ABC transporter permease, with protein sequence MRRPLLRLAFAVALPVVLVAVWWAASEGSSDPFWPPLRTILKTFPDVWTADRLRADVLPSVLRLAAGYAIAAVVGVALGTFVGSYRRVRAVCEPVLEFLRAIPPPVLVPVIMLFAGIGDMMKIVVIASGCVWPVLLNTVEGVRAVDPVMLETARSYGITGVGRLRDLVLRSASPQIFAGLRQALSIGIILMVISEMFAASDGIGFTIVQFQRGFAVPDMWTGILVLGLLGFLLSVLFQLVERRVLAWYHGLRAATRRSS encoded by the coding sequence GTGAGGCGTCCGCTGCTGCGGCTGGCGTTCGCCGTCGCCCTGCCGGTGGTGCTGGTCGCGGTGTGGTGGGCCGCGTCCGAGGGCAGCTCCGACCCCTTCTGGCCGCCGCTGCGCACGATCCTGAAGACCTTCCCGGACGTCTGGACGGCCGACCGGCTGCGCGCCGACGTCCTGCCGAGCGTCCTGCGCCTGGCGGCCGGGTACGCGATCGCCGCGGTCGTGGGCGTCGCGCTCGGCACCTTCGTCGGCTCCTACCGGCGGGTGCGCGCGGTGTGCGAGCCGGTCCTGGAGTTCCTGCGGGCGATCCCGCCGCCCGTCCTGGTCCCGGTGATCATGCTGTTCGCGGGCATCGGCGACATGATGAAGATCGTCGTGATCGCGAGCGGCTGTGTCTGGCCGGTCCTGCTCAACACCGTCGAGGGCGTCCGCGCGGTCGACCCGGTGATGCTGGAGACGGCCCGTTCGTACGGCATCACCGGCGTGGGCCGCCTGCGCGATCTGGTGCTGCGCTCGGCGAGCCCGCAGATCTTCGCGGGCCTGCGCCAGGCGCTGTCGATCGGCATCATCCTGATGGTCATCAGCGAGATGTTCGCGGCCAGCGACGGCATCGGCTTCACCATCGTCCAGTTCCAGCGCGGTTTCGCCGTCCCCGACATGTGGACCGGCATCCTGGTCCTCGGTCTGCTCGGCTTCCTGCTCTCGGTCCTCTTCCAGCTGGTGGAGCGGCGGGTCCTGGCCTGGTACCACGGCCTGCGCGCCGCCACCCGGCGGTCATCGTGA
- a CDS encoding ABC transporter substrate-binding protein, which produces MRRLFAGLSAGALLLAATACGSSDGGSSGKGTSSGGTTTVKVGLIPIVDVAPLYLGQKKGFYEKQGLKLSLTLASGGAAIVPAVASGQNQFGFSNVFSLMLAQTNGVALKAISNGVASTGTQGKDFGATLVRKDSSIKTAKDLQGKKVAVNTLKNIVELSVRESVKKAGGDPDKVKFVEIPFDQMAAALDKGQVDAAMAVEPALTTIKDQGGHEIASPLVDVAPALTVAMYFTSQQYAKQNPDVVKKFRTATAQSLAYADSHPDEVRQIVATYTKVPASVLAKVTLPKWPAEANRASIETQAELGDEFGFFRKSPDLDALLP; this is translated from the coding sequence ATGCGTCGTCTGTTCGCCGGTCTCAGCGCCGGCGCCTTACTGCTCGCCGCGACGGCCTGTGGCTCGTCCGACGGCGGGTCGTCCGGCAAGGGCACGTCGTCCGGGGGCACCACCACCGTCAAGGTCGGGCTCATCCCGATCGTGGACGTGGCGCCCCTCTACCTCGGCCAGAAGAAGGGCTTCTACGAGAAGCAGGGCCTGAAGCTCTCCCTGACGCTCGCCTCCGGAGGCGCCGCCATCGTGCCCGCGGTGGCCTCCGGCCAGAACCAGTTCGGGTTCTCCAACGTGTTCTCCCTGATGCTCGCCCAGACCAACGGCGTCGCCCTGAAGGCGATCTCGAACGGCGTCGCCTCGACAGGCACGCAGGGCAAGGACTTCGGGGCGACCCTGGTGAGGAAGGACAGCTCCATCAAGACGGCGAAGGACCTTCAGGGCAAGAAGGTCGCCGTCAACACCCTCAAGAACATCGTCGAGTTGTCCGTGCGGGAGTCGGTGAAGAAGGCCGGCGGCGACCCGGACAAGGTGAAGTTCGTCGAGATCCCCTTCGACCAGATGGCCGCCGCGCTCGACAAGGGCCAGGTGGACGCCGCCATGGCCGTCGAGCCCGCCCTCACCACCATCAAGGACCAGGGCGGCCACGAGATCGCCTCGCCGCTGGTCGACGTCGCCCCGGCCCTCACCGTGGCGATGTACTTCACCTCGCAGCAGTACGCGAAGCAGAACCCTGACGTGGTGAAGAAGTTCCGGACGGCCACCGCCCAGTCCCTCGCCTACGCCGACTCCCACCCGGACGAGGTCCGGCAGATCGTCGCCACGTACACGAAGGTCCCGGCGTCGGTCCTGGCGAAGGTCACCCTGCCCAAGTGGCCGGCCGAGGCCAACAGGGCCTCCATCGAGACGCAGGCCGAACTCGGCGACGAGTTCGGGTTCTTCAGGAAGTCGCCCGACCTGGACGCACTGCTGCCGTGA
- a CDS encoding glycoside hydrolase family 13 protein, which produces MGQPRHGRQEWWRSAVIYQVYVRSFADGDGDGTGDLAGVRSKLPYLAELGVDALWFNPWYLSPMKDGGYDVADYRVIDPAFGTLAEAEKLIAEARELGIRTIVDIVPNHVSDQHPWFRAALAAGPGSPERDLFHFRPGRGPGGHLPPNDWPSQFVGSTDPVWTRLPDGDWYLHLFTPEQPDLNWAHPAVRQEHQDILRFWFERGVAGVRIDSAALLAKDPELPDFVAGRDPNPFVDRDELHDIYRSWRAVADDYDGVFVGEVWLPDAERFARYLRPDELHTAFNFSFLSCPWEADRLRTSIDTTLAEHAPVGAPATWVLCNHDVTRTVTRYGRAETGFDFAAKAFGTPTDLALGTRRARAAALLSLALPGAVYVYQGEELGLPEADIPRESIQDPMHFRSQGTDPGRDGCRVPLPWAADAPYAGFGSRQEPWLPQPAGWSAYAADLQAADPGSMLALYRAGIRLRPVFGTGPLAWLPSPEGVLAFARGDALCVVNLADTPARLPDHSRLLLGSGPLDEEGRLPKDTAVWLRA; this is translated from the coding sequence GTGGGACAGCCCCGCCATGGCCGGCAGGAGTGGTGGCGCTCCGCCGTCATCTACCAGGTCTACGTCCGAAGCTTCGCCGACGGTGACGGCGACGGCACCGGCGACCTCGCCGGCGTCCGCTCGAAGCTGCCGTATCTCGCCGAACTCGGCGTCGACGCCCTGTGGTTCAACCCCTGGTATCTCTCGCCCATGAAGGACGGCGGCTACGACGTCGCCGACTACCGTGTCATCGACCCGGCGTTCGGCACTCTCGCGGAGGCCGAGAAGCTGATCGCCGAGGCGCGCGAGCTCGGCATCCGCACCATCGTCGACATCGTGCCCAACCACGTCTCCGACCAGCACCCCTGGTTCCGCGCCGCGCTCGCCGCGGGGCCGGGCAGCCCGGAGCGCGATCTGTTCCACTTCCGGCCGGGTCGCGGCCCCGGCGGCCACCTCCCGCCCAACGACTGGCCGTCCCAGTTCGTCGGCTCCACCGACCCGGTGTGGACGCGGCTGCCGGACGGGGACTGGTACCTGCACCTGTTCACCCCCGAGCAGCCCGACCTCAACTGGGCCCACCCCGCCGTGCGCCAGGAGCACCAGGACATCCTGCGTTTCTGGTTCGAACGGGGCGTGGCGGGAGTCCGCATCGACTCGGCGGCGCTGCTCGCCAAGGACCCCGAACTGCCCGACTTCGTCGCGGGCCGTGACCCGAACCCGTTCGTCGACCGCGACGAACTCCACGACATCTACCGCTCCTGGCGGGCCGTCGCCGACGACTACGACGGCGTGTTCGTCGGCGAGGTGTGGCTGCCCGACGCCGAGCGCTTCGCCCGCTACCTGCGCCCCGACGAACTGCACACCGCTTTCAACTTCTCGTTCCTGTCCTGCCCCTGGGAGGCGGACCGGCTGCGCACGTCCATCGACACCACGCTCGCCGAGCACGCCCCGGTCGGGGCCCCCGCCACCTGGGTGCTGTGCAACCACGACGTCACCCGGACCGTCACCCGCTACGGCCGCGCGGAGACCGGCTTCGACTTCGCGGCCAAGGCGTTCGGCACCCCCACCGACCTCGCGCTCGGCACCCGGCGCGCCCGCGCGGCCGCCCTGCTCTCGCTCGCCCTGCCCGGCGCCGTCTACGTCTATCAGGGCGAGGAACTCGGACTGCCCGAGGCCGACATCCCGCGCGAGAGCATCCAGGATCCGATGCACTTCCGCTCCCAGGGCACCGACCCCGGACGCGACGGCTGCCGTGTGCCGCTGCCCTGGGCGGCCGACGCGCCGTACGCGGGCTTCGGTTCGCGGCAGGAGCCGTGGCTGCCGCAGCCCGCCGGCTGGTCCGCGTACGCCGCCGATCTCCAGGCCGCCGACCCCGGCTCGATGCTCGCCCTCTACCGAGCGGGCATCCGGCTCCGCCCGGTCTTCGGCACCGGCCCCCTCGCCTGGCTGCCCTCGCCCGAGGGCGTCCTCGCCTTCGCCCGCGGCGACGCCCTGTGCGTGGTGAACCTCGCCGACACGCCCGCACGGCTGCCGGACCACTCCCGACTCCTGCTCGGCAGCGGCCCTCTGGACGAGGAGGGACGGCTGCCGAAGGACACCGCGGTCTGGCTGCGCGCCTGA
- a CDS encoding carbohydrate ABC transporter permease, with translation MTKTAERRPVTTAVAATDPAPPPVGGRGRRRLAEQARAYAFLLGGLACFALFSWYPAIRAVVIAFQKYTPGSSPEWVGTANFTRVWHDPEFTAAWRNTLTFTLLALLIGFAIPFVMALVLNELRHAKAFFRVVVYLPVMIPPVVSALLWKWFYDPGTGLANETLRLLHLPTSNWSNGADTALVSLVLVATWANMGGTVLIYLAALQSIPGELYEAAELDGANLLQRVRHVTVPQTRFVILMLMLLQVIATMQVFTEPFVITGGGPENATVTVLYLIYKYAFLYNDFGGACALSVMLLVLLGAFSAVYLRLTRSGEEDA, from the coding sequence ATGACCAAGACGGCCGAACGGCGACCGGTGACCACGGCCGTCGCCGCCACCGACCCGGCGCCGCCCCCGGTAGGGGGCCGGGGGCGGCGACGCCTGGCCGAACAGGCCCGCGCCTACGCCTTCCTCCTCGGCGGCCTGGCCTGCTTCGCCCTGTTCTCCTGGTACCCGGCCATCCGCGCCGTCGTGATCGCCTTCCAGAAGTACACGCCGGGTTCCTCGCCCGAGTGGGTCGGCACCGCCAACTTCACCCGCGTCTGGCACGACCCCGAATTCACCGCCGCCTGGCGCAACACGCTCACCTTCACCCTGCTCGCCCTGCTGATCGGCTTCGCGATCCCCTTCGTGATGGCGCTCGTGCTGAACGAACTCCGGCACGCCAAGGCCTTCTTCAGAGTCGTGGTCTACCTGCCGGTGATGATCCCTCCGGTGGTCAGCGCCCTGCTGTGGAAGTGGTTCTACGACCCCGGGACCGGCCTCGCCAACGAGACGCTGCGCCTCCTCCACCTGCCCACCTCGAACTGGTCCAACGGCGCCGACACCGCGCTCGTCTCCCTCGTCCTCGTGGCGACCTGGGCCAACATGGGCGGCACCGTCCTGATCTACCTCGCCGCCCTGCAGTCCATCCCCGGCGAGCTGTACGAGGCCGCCGAACTGGACGGCGCGAACCTGCTGCAGCGGGTCCGGCACGTCACCGTCCCCCAGACCCGCTTCGTGATCCTGATGCTGATGCTGCTTCAGGTCATCGCAACGATGCAGGTGTTCACCGAGCCGTTCGTGATCACCGGCGGTGGCCCGGAGAACGCCACCGTCACCGTCCTGTACCTGATCTACAAGTACGCCTTCCTCTACAACGACTTCGGCGGCGCCTGCGCGCTCAGCGTGATGCTGCTGGTGCTCCTGGGCGCCTTCTCCGCCGTCTACCTGCGACTGACCCGCTCCGGAGAGGAGGACGCGTGA
- a CDS encoding ABC transporter permease encodes MRGVNAALGAAGLAAFLALGEAVPRLSLVKEAYFPPSSRVASALAHEVSDGAFWSALGDTLVGWAIGLAIAVGAGVAAGVLIAIVPFLRETTASTIEFLRPIPSVALIPLAVLLYGTQLRSVLLLVVYASFWQVLIQTLYGVQDVDPVAEETARSYGLGTWARVRHVLWPTALPYVMTGVRLAAAVALILAITAELAIGAPGLGQRIAVAQASQAVPELYALIVVAGLLGLVVNVGARTVERRALAWHQSVRGEVAV; translated from the coding sequence GTGAGGGGCGTGAACGCCGCGCTGGGCGCGGCCGGGCTCGCGGCCTTCCTCGCCCTGGGCGAGGCGGTGCCGCGGCTCAGCCTGGTCAAGGAGGCCTACTTCCCGCCGTCCAGCCGCGTCGCCTCCGCGCTGGCGCACGAGGTCTCCGACGGCGCGTTCTGGTCGGCGCTCGGCGACACCCTCGTCGGCTGGGCGATCGGCCTCGCGATCGCCGTCGGCGCGGGCGTGGCCGCCGGCGTGCTGATCGCGATCGTGCCGTTCCTGCGGGAGACGACGGCCTCCACGATCGAGTTCCTGCGGCCGATCCCCTCGGTCGCCCTGATCCCGCTGGCGGTCCTGCTGTACGGCACCCAGCTGAGGTCGGTGCTGCTGCTCGTCGTCTACGCCTCCTTCTGGCAGGTTCTCATCCAGACCCTGTACGGCGTTCAGGACGTCGACCCGGTCGCCGAGGAGACGGCACGGTCGTACGGGCTGGGCACCTGGGCGCGGGTGCGGCACGTGCTGTGGCCGACGGCGCTGCCGTACGTCATGACCGGCGTGCGGCTGGCCGCCGCGGTGGCGCTGATCCTCGCCATCACCGCCGAACTCGCCATCGGGGCGCCGGGGTTGGGGCAGCGGATCGCGGTCGCGCAGGCCTCGCAGGCGGTGCCGGAGCTGTACGCGCTGATCGTCGTCGCCGGATTGCTGGGCCTGGTCGTCAACGTCGGCGCGCGCACCGTGGAGCGGCGGGCCCTGGCCTGGCACCAGTCGGTGCGCGGGGAGGTGGCGGTGTGA
- a CDS encoding carbohydrate ABC transporter permease yields the protein MSTRTLISPAVLARPRGRALYWSVFTAVVLLFALAFLFPVYWMVTGAMKSPDEIARTPPTLVPAHWRLGGYTDAWDLMQLPQHLWNTVVQAAGAWACQLVFCTAAAYALSKLRPVFGKLILGGILATLMVPAQALVVPKYLTVADLGLLNDPVAIWLPAVANAFNLYLLKRFFDQLPRDVLEAAEIDGAGKLRTLWSIVLPMSRPVLGVVSIFALVAVWQDFLWPLMVFSDTEEQPISVALVQLSQNIQLTVLIAAMVIASIPMVALFLVFQRHIIAGISAGSTKG from the coding sequence GTGAGCACCCGGACCCTGATCTCCCCGGCGGTCCTCGCCCGCCCTCGCGGCAGGGCGCTGTACTGGAGCGTCTTCACGGCCGTCGTCCTGCTCTTCGCCCTCGCCTTCCTCTTCCCGGTCTACTGGATGGTGACCGGCGCGATGAAGTCGCCGGACGAGATCGCCCGGACGCCACCGACCCTCGTCCCCGCCCACTGGCGCCTCGGCGGCTACACGGACGCCTGGGACCTGATGCAGCTTCCGCAGCACCTGTGGAACACCGTGGTCCAGGCCGCCGGAGCCTGGGCCTGCCAGCTGGTGTTCTGCACCGCCGCGGCCTACGCCCTGTCCAAACTCCGGCCCGTCTTCGGCAAGTTGATTCTTGGGGGCATCCTGGCCACGCTGATGGTCCCGGCCCAGGCCCTCGTCGTACCGAAGTACCTGACCGTGGCGGACCTGGGCCTGCTCAACGATCCCGTCGCGATCTGGCTGCCGGCCGTCGCCAACGCCTTCAACCTCTATCTGCTCAAGAGGTTCTTCGACCAGCTCCCGCGCGACGTGCTGGAGGCCGCCGAGATCGACGGGGCCGGGAAGCTGCGCACGCTGTGGTCGATCGTGCTGCCCATGTCGCGCCCGGTCCTCGGAGTCGTGTCGATCTTCGCGCTGGTGGCCGTGTGGCAGGACTTCCTCTGGCCGCTGATGGTCTTCTCCGACACCGAGGAGCAGCCCATCAGCGTGGCCCTGGTCCAGCTGTCGCAGAACATCCAACTGACCGTGCTCATCGCCGCGATGGTGATCGCCAGCATCCCCATGGTCGCGCTGTTCCTCGTCTTCCAGCGGCACATCATCGCCGGGATCAGCGCGGGCAGCACCAAGGGCTGA
- a CDS encoding ABC transporter ATP-binding protein has translation MHALVVSGLRKVYEGSGRRVEAVRDLTFTVEAGELVCLVGPSGCGKTTLLKCVGGLLAPTAGEVVLAGRPVAGPPPGMAFVFQEYGRSLFPWMRVGENVELPLKQKDLSRVRRRELVADALESVGLADAVGAYPWQLSGGMQQRVAIARALAYEPQVLLMDEPFAAVDAQTRADLEDLVRGLWRERGITILFVTHDIDEAVYLGERVVVLSASPTVVQEQLKVDLPAERDQLHTRVDPRFAELRTRVYEQIQAAKRGPSAPADRE, from the coding sequence ATGCACGCGCTCGTCGTATCGGGCCTGCGGAAGGTCTACGAGGGTTCCGGCCGCCGCGTCGAGGCGGTACGCGACCTCACCTTCACCGTGGAGGCGGGCGAACTGGTCTGTCTCGTCGGCCCTTCGGGCTGCGGCAAGACGACGCTGCTCAAGTGCGTGGGCGGGCTGCTCGCGCCCACGGCCGGCGAGGTGGTGCTCGCGGGCCGGCCGGTCGCCGGACCGCCGCCGGGGATGGCGTTCGTGTTCCAGGAGTACGGACGCAGTCTCTTCCCCTGGATGCGGGTCGGGGAGAACGTCGAACTACCGCTGAAGCAGAAGGACTTGAGCAGGGTGAGGCGGCGGGAACTCGTCGCCGACGCGCTGGAGTCGGTCGGACTCGCGGATGCCGTGGGGGCGTATCCCTGGCAGCTGTCGGGCGGTATGCAGCAGCGGGTGGCCATCGCCCGCGCCCTCGCCTACGAGCCCCAGGTGCTGTTGATGGACGAGCCGTTCGCCGCCGTGGACGCCCAGACCCGCGCCGATCTGGAGGACCTGGTGCGCGGGCTGTGGCGGGAGCGCGGCATCACGATCCTGTTCGTCACGCACGACATCGACGAGGCCGTCTACCTGGGCGAGCGGGTGGTCGTCCTGTCCGCCTCCCCCACCGTCGTACAGGAACAGCTGAAGGTGGATCTGCCCGCCGAGCGCGACCAGTTGCACACCCGCGTGGACCCGCGCTTCGCCGAGCTGCGCACACGTGTGTACGAGCAGATCCAGGCGGCGAAGCGCGGACCGTCGGCGCCCGCCGACCGGGAGTGA